From Chryseobacterium gallinarum, one genomic window encodes:
- a CDS encoding GNAT family N-acetyltransferase, with product MKIETKRLILRELEETDFERMFLMDSDPEVMKYLGKPVTSVEESKEAIRMIRKQYVKNGVGRLAVIEKESGLMIGWSGLKLLKQPVNGYVNTLDLGYRFIPEFWGKGYAMETAIASLDYGFNELEADTIYAYADSENTGSDYILTKLGFENTGEFEDAGVKCFWYELKREKFLTNDYNTTGRKKR from the coding sequence ATGAAGATAGAAACTAAGAGACTTATTTTAAGGGAACTTGAAGAGACTGATTTTGAACGGATGTTTCTCATGGATTCAGATCCTGAAGTGATGAAATATCTTGGTAAACCCGTAACGAGCGTTGAAGAATCAAAAGAAGCCATCAGGATGATCAGGAAACAATATGTAAAAAACGGAGTTGGAAGATTAGCGGTCATTGAAAAAGAAAGCGGGCTGATGATAGGGTGGAGTGGATTAAAATTATTAAAACAGCCTGTTAACGGGTATGTTAATACTTTAGATCTCGGGTATCGGTTTATACCTGAGTTCTGGGGTAAAGGCTACGCAATGGAAACAGCAATAGCATCCCTTGATTATGGATTTAACGAATTGGAGGCAGATACTATTTATGCCTATGCTGATTCAGAAAATACAGGATCTGATTATATTTTAACAAAATTAGGCTTTGAAAATACTGGAGAATTTGAAGATGCCGGTGTAAAGTGTTTCTGGTATGAATTAAAACGTGAAAAATTTTTAACTAATGATTACAATACGACAGGAAGAAAAAAAAGATGA
- a CDS encoding leucine-rich repeat domain-containing protein, producing MMKIKIFAGLFFISAFSSGYGQKLDFKDKNFEKAVLENFDVNKNGVLEQVEAGMVTNLFLVQKGIASADDLHFFRNVKMIVLDENTISDIAVENLEKLELFSCTGCKITSFKAGNLKNLASLYLDNNLLQGISLKETPRIDQLTLSLNQLKTIDVSQLKNLRKLNIEHNSIRKIDISGNPALQTLNVGGNKMKETDIRKGMKTDVTIFGTGE from the coding sequence ATGATGAAAATTAAAATATTTGCCGGGCTTTTTTTTATTTCAGCTTTTTCTTCCGGTTACGGGCAAAAGCTTGATTTTAAAGATAAAAACTTTGAAAAGGCTGTTCTTGAAAATTTTGATGTGAATAAAAACGGAGTACTTGAGCAGGTGGAAGCCGGAATGGTTACGAATTTATTTCTCGTTCAGAAAGGAATTGCATCTGCGGATGACCTTCACTTTTTCAGGAATGTTAAAATGATTGTGCTGGATGAGAATACGATTTCTGATATAGCGGTAGAAAATCTGGAAAAACTGGAATTGTTTTCGTGTACAGGCTGTAAAATAACCTCATTCAAGGCAGGAAATTTAAAAAATCTGGCATCACTGTATCTGGACAACAACCTTTTGCAGGGAATTTCATTGAAAGAAACTCCAAGAATTGATCAATTAACATTATCTTTAAATCAGCTAAAGACGATTGATGTGTCTCAGCTTAAAAACTTAAGAAAATTAAATATTGAACATAATAGTATCCGGAAAATCGATATCTCCGGAAATCCTGCCCTGCAAACCCTGAATGTAGGAGGGAATAAAATGAAGGAAACAGACATCAGAAAAGGAATGAAAACAGATGTCACGATTTTTGGAACAGGAGAATGA
- the gldB gene encoding gliding motility lipoprotein GldB yields the protein MKIFRFVTLYSILVLGLSSCKKEPENQWKVEIKNSPEKVQITDISKEFYNTEVPLDQFKARFPWFQGTVSDTDFEKRRADADEIKIYREAIGKIDQTKLQKELQGLFSHIQYYFPQFKNPKVYLFSSALQMAQDPVFYDQKGNLLFIDVSGFMGDGNSYYKGLELYFQKSMNPQNIVPKVSQIFAENIVTESADHQKFLDQMILNGKVMILQDAFLPDFPDYLKMNYTQKQYEWAKSNEANIWNYFVENNLIFGDDPRLGERFITPGPFSKFYTEIDNESSPQIGIFTGWQICKAYLKEKPETKLTDFLKMDATTIFNQSGYKPTIAK from the coding sequence ATGAAGATTTTTAGATTTGTTACGCTTTATTCTATTTTAGTTTTAGGACTGTCTTCCTGTAAAAAAGAACCTGAAAACCAATGGAAGGTAGAAATAAAAAATTCTCCTGAAAAAGTTCAGATAACTGATATATCCAAAGAGTTTTACAATACTGAAGTACCTTTGGATCAGTTTAAAGCCCGGTTCCCATGGTTCCAGGGAACAGTTTCAGATACAGATTTTGAAAAAAGAAGGGCGGATGCAGACGAAATCAAAATTTATAGAGAAGCCATTGGAAAAATAGATCAGACCAAGCTGCAAAAAGAGCTGCAGGGATTATTTTCTCACATCCAGTATTATTTTCCTCAGTTTAAAAATCCTAAAGTTTATCTGTTTTCATCAGCTTTACAGATGGCTCAGGATCCCGTTTTTTATGATCAGAAGGGCAATCTTTTGTTTATTGACGTATCTGGATTTATGGGAGATGGAAATTCCTATTACAAAGGGCTGGAACTGTATTTTCAAAAATCTATGAATCCTCAGAATATTGTACCCAAGGTTTCTCAGATTTTTGCTGAAAACATTGTCACAGAATCGGCTGATCACCAAAAATTCCTTGATCAGATGATACTGAACGGGAAAGTAATGATTCTCCAGGATGCTTTTTTACCGGATTTTCCTGATTATCTAAAAATGAATTACACCCAGAAGCAATATGAATGGGCAAAATCCAATGAAGCTAATATCTGGAACTATTTTGTAGAAAACAATCTTATTTTCGGAGATGACCCGAGATTAGGTGAACGCTTTATTACTCCGGGACCGTTCTCTAAGTTTTATACCGAAATTGATAATGAATCTTCACCACAGATCGGAATTTTTACCGGATGGCAGATTTGTAAAGCTTACCTGAAAGAAAAACCGGAAACAAAATTGACGGACTTCCTGAAAATGGATGCAACAACTATCTTTAACCAGTCCGGATATAAACCCACTATAGCAAAATAA
- the gldC gene encoding gliding motility protein GldC — MRKTQITIDVELDENHIPENITWNAQDGGIEKEETKATMISVWDDKAMEALRIDLWTKEMPVDQMKMFIHQILISLGNTYQRATGEEDVAQWMEEIAEEFAVKSAIK, encoded by the coding sequence ATGAGAAAAACTCAGATTACGATAGATGTAGAGCTGGATGAAAATCACATTCCTGAAAATATTACCTGGAATGCACAGGACGGGGGAATTGAAAAGGAAGAAACAAAAGCAACGATGATCTCTGTATGGGATGATAAAGCAATGGAAGCCTTAAGAATTGACCTTTGGACAAAGGAAATGCCTGTAGATCAAATGAAAATGTTTATTCACCAGATCTTAATTTCTTTAGGAAACACCTATCAGAGAGCTACCGGTGAAGAAGATGTGGCACAGTGGATGGAAGAAATTGCAGAAGAGTTTGCGGTAAAATCAGCAATAAAATAA
- a CDS encoding cystathionine gamma-synthase, which produces MNFNTKVIHGGQHHESATGSVNVPVFLTSTFAQKSPGVHSGYEYSRAANPTRQALEDSLASIENGARGLAFGSGLAAIDCVLKLLNPGDEVIAVDDLYGGTYRMFTRLFEKYQLKFTFVNFDDASKIAEVITDKTKLIWVETPTNPLMKLVDIKAVVEVAKGKDILVAVDNTFATPYIQRPIDLGADIVMHSATKYLGGHSDVIAGALIAKDAELGEKLHFIQFASGGILGPHDSYLVLRGIKTLALRMQRHSDNGLAVAQYLETHPAVDKVIYPGLESHPQYELAKSQMKESGGMVSFTFKSGKKEDAIKFLEKVRVFTLAESLGGVESLANHPALMTHASIPAEKRAELGITDDLVRLSVGIEDAEDLIADLEKAFS; this is translated from the coding sequence ATGAACTTTAATACCAAAGTAATTCACGGAGGGCAGCATCATGAGTCTGCAACAGGTTCTGTAAATGTTCCTGTATTTTTGACCTCTACATTTGCACAAAAAAGCCCGGGAGTACATTCCGGATACGAATATTCAAGAGCTGCCAACCCTACAAGACAGGCGTTGGAAGATTCCCTGGCAAGCATTGAAAACGGAGCCAGAGGATTAGCTTTCGGGTCTGGTCTTGCCGCTATTGACTGTGTTTTGAAATTATTAAATCCCGGTGATGAAGTGATTGCTGTAGATGACCTTTACGGAGGAACATACAGAATGTTTACCCGCCTTTTTGAAAAGTATCAGCTGAAATTTACGTTTGTTAATTTTGATGATGCTTCCAAAATTGCCGAGGTAATCACAGATAAAACCAAACTGATCTGGGTAGAAACCCCTACGAATCCATTGATGAAACTTGTAGATATCAAAGCCGTAGTAGAGGTTGCTAAAGGAAAAGATATTTTAGTGGCAGTGGATAATACTTTTGCAACACCTTATATTCAAAGGCCTATTGATCTGGGCGCTGATATTGTGATGCATTCTGCGACAAAATATTTAGGAGGACATTCTGACGTTATTGCAGGTGCATTAATTGCTAAAGATGCTGAACTGGGAGAAAAACTTCACTTTATACAGTTTGCAAGTGGCGGTATTTTAGGACCTCATGATTCTTATCTTGTACTGAGAGGAATCAAAACATTGGCATTAAGAATGCAAAGACATTCCGACAATGGTCTTGCAGTAGCCCAATATCTTGAAACCCACCCTGCAGTAGATAAAGTAATCTATCCCGGATTAGAATCTCACCCTCAATATGAATTGGCGAAATCCCAGATGAAGGAGTCCGGAGGAATGGTATCTTTCACTTTCAAATCCGGAAAAAAAGAAGATGCTATTAAATTCTTAGAAAAGGTAAGAGTATTTACTTTAGCTGAATCTTTAGGAGGTGTGGAATCCTTAGCCAATCACCCTGCTTTAATGACTCACGCTTCCATCCCTGCTGAAAAACGTGCCGAGCTTGGTATTACTGATGATTTGGTTCGTTTAAGTGTAGGTATTGAAGACGCTGAAGATCTTATTGCAGATTTAGAAAAAGCTTTTTCTTAA
- a CDS encoding GNAT family N-acetyltransferase, with protein MKNTRKAILSDLPELAKLFDQYRVFYHKPSDIPAAENFIRERIENKDSEIFVAEENGKLTGFVQLYPIFSSTRMQRYWLLNDLYVNENYRGKGYSKELINESKELCRSSKACGMLLETAKSNEVGNQLYPACGFELYDSVNFYEWSNS; from the coding sequence ATGAAAAATACAAGGAAGGCAATCCTTTCCGATTTGCCGGAACTCGCAAAACTCTTCGACCAATACAGAGTTTTTTACCATAAGCCATCTGATATCCCTGCTGCAGAGAATTTTATCCGGGAAAGAATTGAAAATAAAGATTCCGAAATTTTTGTTGCGGAAGAAAATGGAAAGCTGACAGGTTTTGTACAGTTATACCCTATATTTTCATCTACCAGAATGCAGCGTTACTGGCTGCTCAATGACTTGTATGTCAATGAGAATTATAGAGGCAAAGGCTATTCTAAAGAACTGATTAACGAATCTAAAGAATTGTGCAGATCATCCAAAGCCTGCGGTATGTTACTGGAAACAGCTAAAAGCAATGAGGTCGGAAACCAACTATATCCGGCTTGTGGCTTTGAACTTTATGATTCTGTAAATTTTTACGAGTGGAGCAATTCATAA
- a CDS encoding DinB family protein, whose translation MTDFQKYIQRYLDQIPSGDWLAELKISEEKTVGIYSNLTEEQSRFAYAEGKWTLKGLLLHLSDTERVFQYRILAFARGDKNNLPGFDENEYADHSFADERTLESLLEEYKLVRKSSRILLETLHPSALQNTGIANGHEISVETIAKLIIGHNYHHLNIIEERYLSKLGWM comes from the coding sequence ATGACAGATTTTCAAAAATATATCCAAAGATATTTAGACCAGATTCCATCCGGAGATTGGCTAGCTGAATTAAAAATTTCAGAAGAAAAAACAGTAGGAATTTACTCCAACCTTACTGAAGAACAATCCAGATTCGCTTATGCTGAAGGGAAATGGACCCTTAAAGGACTGTTGCTACATCTATCAGATACGGAAAGGGTATTTCAGTACAGAATATTAGCCTTTGCAAGAGGTGACAAAAACAATCTGCCGGGATTTGATGAAAATGAATATGCAGACCATTCTTTTGCTGATGAAAGAACTTTAGAATCTTTGCTGGAAGAATATAAGCTTGTAAGAAAATCCTCTCGGATTCTCCTGGAAACCCTTCACCCTTCTGCTTTACAAAATACGGGTATTGCCAATGGTCATGAAATTTCCGTAGAAACCATTGCAAAGTTGATTATAGGCCACAATTATCACCACCTGAATATTATTGAGGAAAGATATTTATCAAAATTGGGATGGATGTGA
- the tnpA gene encoding IS200/IS605 family transposase has protein sequence MSFIKIYIHLVFSTKNRESLLSTSNLRIKVWKHIKEYATEKGIFLDMINDYSDHCHCLISLRSDQNIEKVVQLLKGESSYWINKNQLTRGKFSWQDEYFAVSVSESMIGSVRNYIKNQEKHHQRKSFMDEYKGFIEKYNFKI, from the coding sequence ATGTCTTTTATCAAAATTTATATCCATCTTGTTTTCTCAACGAAAAACAGAGAATCACTACTTTCTACTTCTAACTTAAGAATAAAAGTTTGGAAACACATTAAGGAATATGCTACGGAAAAAGGAATTTTTCTGGATATGATTAATGATTACTCAGATCATTGTCATTGTTTGATTTCTTTAAGGTCTGATCAAAATATAGAAAAAGTTGTACAGTTATTAAAAGGTGAATCTTCTTATTGGATCAATAAAAATCAATTGACAAGAGGAAAATTTTCTTGGCAGGATGAATATTTTGCTGTTTCTGTTTCAGAGTCGATGATAGGTTCCGTGAGGAATTATATTAAAAATCAGGAAAAACATCATCAAAGGAAAAGTTTTATGGACGAATACAAGGGATTTATTGAAAAATACAATTTCAAAATATAA
- a CDS encoding L-threonylcarbamoyladenylate synthase: MEHIIEILKSGGTILYPTDTIWGIGCDATNTEAVNKIFDIKKREKNKSMIILVESEKRLQDLVDVPEMAWEIIDLSEKPVTIVYENPRGLPKELLAEDGSIGIRLVKNDFCKKLITKLNKPLVSTSANFSGEKSPLRFSDISPEMIKLVDYAVEEDRDKVSKYSGSSVIKIWSDNRIKVLRE; encoded by the coding sequence ATGGAACATATTATCGAGATATTAAAATCCGGCGGAACTATTCTTTACCCTACAGATACCATCTGGGGAATTGGCTGTGATGCTACCAATACAGAGGCTGTCAATAAAATATTTGACATTAAAAAACGTGAAAAAAACAAATCCATGATCATTTTGGTGGAGTCTGAGAAGAGGCTTCAGGATTTGGTGGATGTCCCTGAAATGGCGTGGGAGATTATTGACCTTAGTGAAAAACCGGTAACTATTGTTTACGAAAATCCGAGAGGCCTTCCTAAAGAATTACTTGCAGAAGACGGCAGTATCGGAATCCGACTGGTAAAGAATGATTTCTGCAAAAAACTGATAACCAAACTGAATAAGCCTTTGGTTTCAACATCAGCTAATTTCAGCGGTGAAAAAAGTCCGTTACGATTTTCTGACATTTCCCCTGAAATGATTAAACTTGTTGACTATGCCGTAGAAGAAGACAGGGATAAAGTTTCAAAGTATTCAGGCTCTTCGGTGATTAAAATATGGAGTGATAACAGGATTAAAGTTCTTCGGGAATAA
- a CDS encoding nuclear transport factor 2 family protein produces the protein MNHQDFAREWISVWNSHDLESILSHYSDDIEITTPMIAMATGGKESSLKGKNTVRDYWQKALDKFPDLHFELIQSTAGVGSVALFYKSIMDKHAVEVMFFNEEGKINRMYAHYD, from the coding sequence ATGAACCATCAAGATTTTGCCCGTGAGTGGATTTCTGTCTGGAATTCTCATGATTTGGAAAGTATCCTCTCTCACTATTCTGATGATATTGAAATTACAACTCCTATGATTGCGATGGCAACGGGGGGTAAAGAAAGTTCATTAAAGGGAAAAAATACTGTTCGTGATTACTGGCAGAAAGCTTTGGATAAATTTCCGGATCTCCATTTCGAATTGATACAATCAACAGCAGGAGTAGGTTCAGTTGCATTATTTTATAAATCTATTATGGATAAACATGCTGTTGAAGTTATGTTTTTTAATGAAGAAGGTAAAATTAACAGAATGTATGCCCATTACGATTAA
- a CDS encoding CCA tRNA nucleotidyltransferase: MKINLNQNKNLKLFKIISEAADRNNQSVYIVGGYVRDLLMKRKASTDIDFVTEQNGIELAQAVAHDIDPKLKVSVFKTYGTAMIKYKELDLEFVGARKESYTENSRKPEVEGGTLEDDQKRRDFTINAMAISLNKDNFGELIDPFNGVEDLEKEILRTPLEPAQTYSDDPLRMMRAVRFASTLHFNIEEKSLQAIRQEAERIKIVSMERIMVEFNKIMLSEKPSAGLKLMEQTGLLKLIIPELIDLKGVEEVEGQTHKDNFYHTLEVVDNISENTDNLWLRWAALLHDIGKAPTKKFVEGTGWTFHGHEFLGSKMVKTLFQRLKLPLGSDMKYVQKMVKLSSRPIALITDDASDSALRRLLFDAGENLEDLFTLCKADITTKNSKKQEKFKKNFEYVAVKIREVEEKDQVRNFQPPISGEEIMEMFNLKPGREIGILKEKVKEAILEGEIPNEKEEATKFVIAEAEKLGLTI, from the coding sequence ATGAAAATTAATCTTAATCAAAACAAAAATTTAAAACTTTTCAAAATAATTTCTGAGGCTGCAGACAGGAATAACCAGTCTGTATATATTGTTGGAGGCTACGTACGGGATCTTCTGATGAAAAGAAAAGCTTCTACGGATATTGATTTTGTAACCGAGCAAAACGGTATTGAACTGGCCCAGGCTGTTGCCCATGATATTGATCCCAAGTTAAAAGTTTCCGTATTCAAAACCTATGGAACGGCTATGATCAAATACAAGGAACTTGATCTTGAATTTGTAGGGGCAAGAAAAGAAAGTTATACTGAAAATAGCAGGAAACCGGAGGTAGAAGGCGGAACACTGGAAGATGACCAGAAAAGAAGAGACTTCACCATTAATGCGATGGCTATTTCTCTGAATAAGGATAATTTCGGCGAATTAATTGATCCGTTCAATGGTGTTGAAGACCTGGAAAAAGAAATCCTGAGAACACCTTTGGAACCTGCACAGACTTATTCTGATGATCCTTTGAGGATGATGAGAGCCGTTCGTTTTGCTTCGACCTTACATTTTAATATTGAAGAAAAGTCACTACAGGCCATTCGGCAGGAAGCAGAAAGAATCAAAATTGTCTCCATGGAAAGAATCATGGTTGAATTCAATAAAATCATGTTGTCTGAAAAACCTTCTGCAGGATTAAAGCTGATGGAACAAACCGGTCTTTTAAAACTGATTATTCCTGAACTGATAGACCTTAAAGGAGTAGAAGAAGTGGAAGGGCAAACCCATAAAGATAATTTTTACCACACTCTGGAAGTTGTAGATAATATTTCTGAAAATACAGACAATCTTTGGCTGCGCTGGGCTGCACTTCTCCACGACATAGGGAAAGCTCCCACAAAGAAATTTGTTGAAGGAACCGGATGGACATTCCACGGACATGAATTTCTGGGCTCAAAAATGGTAAAAACACTTTTTCAAAGATTGAAACTGCCACTGGGAAGTGATATGAAATATGTCCAGAAAATGGTAAAGCTTTCATCCCGCCCTATTGCCCTTATCACGGATGACGCTTCAGATTCAGCATTAAGGAGATTGCTTTTTGATGCCGGAGAAAACCTTGAGGATTTATTTACTCTTTGCAAAGCAGATATCACCACCAAAAACTCTAAGAAACAGGAGAAATTTAAAAAGAATTTCGAATACGTAGCAGTAAAAATCAGAGAGGTTGAGGAAAAAGACCAGGTAAGGAACTTTCAGCCTCCTATCTCCGGGGAAGAGATTATGGAGATGTTTAATCTTAAACCGGGACGCGAGATCGGTATTTTAAAAGAGAAAGTAAAAGAAGCCATTCTTGAAGGAGAAATTCCTAATGAAAAGGAAGAAGCTACAAAATTTGTGATTGCTGAAGCTGAAAAATTAGGATTGACCATATAA
- a CDS encoding DUF5074 domain-containing protein has protein sequence MKLTRLLTVFFAFVLLFNISCSSDSNEIPVPQLTYQNGYFIANEGNFNSNGANVMFLTRDLALKQDDIYGFNNKTGNNSNEILGDVLQTIAINGKYAYLVVNNSNKIVVVDRITFKKVAVITDQINNPRGITFANGFIYVSNTNFSTGVYSVTKYKISDFSFVSKMDFTEVADKIVEAGGNVFVQNASSGYGNKITYINTSNDAKTEITIPNGQIGRTVSYNSDVYTISGTATDSYIYKISSTGALSPVITLTGIANGTNLQIDNGKFYFSSGNKIYTTSVTAPTVPANAFITVQDNGPAYFVLYGFSVVDGRIFTSDVKGFKANSEMSVYSAATGAKISSFNTGGLGANSAVVNP, from the coding sequence ATGAAACTAACCAGACTTTTAACTGTATTTTTTGCATTTGTACTATTGTTCAACATTTCATGTAGCAGCGATAGTAATGAGATTCCGGTACCTCAGTTAACGTATCAGAACGGATACTTTATTGCCAACGAAGGAAATTTTAACAGCAATGGTGCTAACGTAATGTTTCTTACAAGAGACTTGGCGTTAAAGCAGGATGATATTTATGGTTTTAACAACAAGACCGGGAACAATTCCAATGAAATATTGGGAGATGTTCTTCAAACGATAGCTATTAATGGAAAATACGCTTATCTGGTTGTCAACAATTCAAACAAAATTGTGGTGGTAGACCGTATCACTTTTAAAAAGGTAGCCGTAATCACTGATCAAATCAATAATCCAAGAGGGATTACTTTTGCCAATGGATTTATCTACGTTTCCAATACGAATTTCTCGACAGGAGTATATAGTGTAACGAAATATAAAATCTCTGACTTTTCATTTGTAAGCAAGATGGATTTCACCGAGGTGGCTGATAAAATTGTAGAAGCGGGAGGTAATGTTTTCGTTCAGAATGCTTCATCAGGATATGGAAACAAAATTACCTATATCAACACTTCCAATGATGCTAAAACGGAAATTACCATTCCAAACGGGCAGATTGGTAGAACAGTTTCCTATAATTCTGATGTGTATACGATTTCAGGAACAGCAACAGATTCTTATATCTATAAGATCTCAAGTACAGGAGCCCTTAGTCCGGTGATCACATTAACAGGTATTGCAAACGGGACAAATCTTCAGATTGATAATGGTAAATTCTATTTCAGTTCAGGAAATAAGATTTATACAACAAGCGTAACGGCTCCAACAGTTCCTGCTAATGCGTTTATTACAGTTCAGGATAATGGACCTGCTTATTTTGTATTATATGGTTTTTCAGTTGTTGATGGCAGAATTTTTACCTCAGATGTTAAAGGCTTTAAAGCCAATAGCGAAATGTCAGTATATTCCGCAGCTACAGGAGCTAAAATATCCTCTTTTAACACAGGCGGTTTAGGAGCTAATAGTGCTGTAGTAAATCCATAG
- a CDS encoding TonB-dependent receptor plug domain-containing protein, whose amino-acid sequence MGIKRSLVLLFSSYGCLLLAQEKSIDTIYVFDNQMNRVKLFHPVNTISAEEVDRNSTNLSELLRFQSQVYIKENGRGAVSSPAFRGTSAQQTAFVWNGININSNFLGQGDINNIPLFGYDQIGIKAGGGSVVYGSGAIGGSIHLNNILDFNKGFHGSVFSEVASFNTFNNFVKGSYSNERFSFKASGNYSVSQNDYEVSDLDYINRNGNYYNTTFNVGASYKITDDHKISWQSQFFDSSQHYPVFEETATKTKYKTQSIRSLIAWDWNAIKFSNAFKAAYTEENFQYFGALDLPKSSGGTGKNYILKNDFNYFLNSKWNINLIGEFQVNKGEGYKSGISDVSRNVGSVSGLLRYFATKNLRFEGGFKKDFVENVTSPVMYSFSGKWNTSHWYNLGLNFSKNFRYPSFNDIYYEPGGNKDLRPEISTQVDMNNEFKIGSFKLNVTPYYMNITDLIVWLPTANGYWQAFNVNKAESYGLESHLSFYQQFGKHRIKANAGYYYARSIDKETQKQRPYIPMHRGMAGIDYEYGFFRFFAQGLINGLTYTTSDEERKTAIDPYFILNAGMSATISKKYTLGFKVNNVTDTYYKTVSFYPLPKRNYSVYAAINF is encoded by the coding sequence ATGGGTATAAAACGATCTTTAGTACTGCTTTTTTCGTCTTATGGCTGCCTTCTTCTGGCACAGGAAAAAAGTATTGATACTATTTATGTCTTCGACAACCAGATGAACAGGGTGAAGCTTTTTCACCCGGTAAATACCATCTCAGCTGAAGAGGTGGATAGAAATTCTACCAACCTTTCAGAATTATTAAGGTTTCAATCACAGGTTTATATCAAAGAAAACGGACGTGGTGCGGTTTCTTCTCCGGCGTTCAGAGGAACTTCTGCCCAGCAGACTGCTTTTGTATGGAACGGAATCAATATCAATTCTAATTTTCTGGGACAGGGAGATATCAATAATATACCCCTGTTCGGATATGACCAGATTGGTATAAAAGCAGGTGGCGGTAGTGTAGTCTATGGAAGTGGAGCGATCGGAGGGAGTATTCACCTGAATAATATCCTGGATTTTAATAAAGGTTTTCATGGTTCGGTATTTTCAGAAGTAGCATCCTTTAATACCTTTAATAATTTTGTGAAAGGTTCTTACAGCAATGAAAGATTCAGCTTTAAGGCATCCGGAAACTATTCTGTAAGCCAGAACGATTATGAAGTCAGTGATCTGGATTATATCAACAGAAACGGTAATTACTATAATACAACCTTCAATGTAGGTGCGTCCTATAAAATAACGGATGATCACAAGATTTCGTGGCAAAGTCAGTTTTTTGACTCTTCACAGCATTATCCCGTATTTGAAGAAACCGCAACAAAGACAAAATATAAGACCCAAAGCATAAGGAGCCTGATCGCCTGGGACTGGAATGCAATAAAGTTCAGCAACGCCTTCAAAGCAGCCTATACAGAAGAAAACTTTCAGTATTTCGGAGCGTTGGACCTTCCCAAATCCAGTGGTGGTACAGGAAAAAATTATATTTTGAAAAATGATTTTAATTATTTTCTGAATTCAAAATGGAACATTAACCTTATCGGGGAATTTCAGGTGAACAAAGGAGAAGGCTATAAAAGCGGAATTTCTGATGTAAGCAGAAACGTAGGTTCCGTTTCCGGATTATTAAGGTATTTTGCTACAAAGAACCTGCGTTTTGAAGGAGGATTTAAAAAAGATTTTGTGGAAAATGTCACTTCTCCGGTCATGTATTCATTTTCAGGGAAATGGAATACCTCTCACTGGTATAATCTGGGACTTAACTTTTCAAAAAATTTCAGGTATCCTTCCTTTAATGATATATATTATGAGCCGGGAGGTAATAAAGATTTAAGACCGGAAATTTCTACCCAGGTGGATATGAACAATGAGTTTAAAATTGGAAGTTTTAAGCTTAATGTGACGCCTTATTATATGAACATTACGGATCTCATTGTCTGGCTGCCTACTGCCAATGGATATTGGCAGGCCTTTAATGTTAATAAAGCAGAATCTTACGGACTGGAATCCCATCTGTCTTTTTATCAGCAATTTGGTAAGCATAGGATCAAAGCCAACGCAGGCTATTATTATGCAAGATCAATTGATAAGGAAACTCAGAAACAGAGACCTTATATTCCAATGCACAGAGGAATGGCGGGTATTGATTATGAGTACGGTTTCTTCAGATTTTTTGCACAGGGATTAATAAATGGTCTTACCTATACAACCAGTGATGAAGAGCGGAAAACAGCGATTGACCCCTATTTTATTTTAAATGCGGGAATGTCAGCAACGATTTCTAAGAAATATACTTTAGGGTTCAAAGTGAATAATGTTACCGATACTTATTATAAAACGGTTTCTTTTTACCCTTTGCCTAAAAGAAATTACAGTGTGTATGCCGCAATAAATTTTTAA